From the genome of Bactrocera oleae isolate idBacOlea1 chromosome 2, idBacOlea1, whole genome shotgun sequence, one region includes:
- the Cisd2 gene encoding CDGSH iron-sulfur domain-containing protein 2 homolog: MQGVSSLVKTTIPDYLSNLPIPDSFTGWFKLSFKDWLALIPPTAVVAGLGYVSYLAFCPAARKGCSGSGRCNQSIRKSEAKVVDMIDIENIAEKAAFCRCWKTKNWPYCDGSHGEHNKQTGDNVGPVVLQRKK, encoded by the exons ATGCAGGGAGTTTCGAGTTTAGTGAAAACAACAATTCCAGACTACTTGTCCAACTTGCCAATTCCCGATTCTTTCACCGGTTGGTTCAAATTGTCAT TTAAGGATTGGTTGGCGCTCATTCCACCCACTGCCGTTGTTGCTGGTCTTGGCTATGTTTCATATTTAGCATTTTGTCCAGCCGCGCGAAAGGGCTGCAGCGGTTCGGGTCGCTGTAATCAATCTATACGGAAATCAGAAGCAAAGGTGGTGGATATGATTGACATTGAAAATATTGCCGAAAAGGCAGCTTTTTGTCGGTGCTGGAAAACTAAGAAC TGGCCCTATTGTGATGGCAGTCATGGTGAACATAATAAACAAACTGGAGATAACGTTGGACCCGTTGTTTTACAAAGGAAGAAGTAA